One Penaeus chinensis breed Huanghai No. 1 chromosome 12, ASM1920278v2, whole genome shotgun sequence DNA segment encodes these proteins:
- the LOC125031040 gene encoding voltage-dependent calcium channel subunit alpha-2/delta-2-like isoform X2 produces MWQYFGAQTGFMRVYPATTWYVPPNLIDLYDARLRPWYVQGSVPPKDMIILMDRSGSVHGQTFTIMKWAVKTLIDTLGENDFVNVAAFNDTTEWVNNCTYCKANGTEEENEDCHQNLVQASTSNKKLLFRAIDELEDGGIASYSNALEFALEAFKEYSQTKARGEGAQCHQTIMLFSDGGTEWPEEIFKKYKADEDTKDVRVFTYAVGPHPIPTAVLKQMACSTGGQYSVITTRSSVRTKIQDYLQVLARPQALPLAESMITFYQERVTEELTVSLTRPVYNMSDYTNTSDLLGVAGIDVPIQSLKNLSPFEALGPNGYTFIINHNGFIVMHPRLSPQLSYLLGPPHIDLLDVEEETNETVFIRKRMANATAGSESVLGKIRIDDSHSVVYSTIQYTWTPIIDTTYSLGIVNLRRSYHMIVHNQSGYSVAEQFNTTDTVIAPWPYCRGRQASDSVTRVKDFIKDISERRGMCKELSKNDLAQGLLWSQSWTQELLKQWKKDRWSKEDLIGRVIFTRFGLTRFYPESQRPGALHWQDPWYNPALRRGELSSRIAIIPHALGAFLSAPVKVAKNYEVMAGVVGVNLTASYLHSEFKTMLIRTEWNKDYLLLLVDDGGLIVTSNEEELHGVTLQGMFLGDLNMPLMEHLHNASIYNMEKRVNTQAICKESKTKGTSAGPRSFLIPNPLKLLAGFLIEILSWADYLRYMIFSCVVAFMSPSVEAWSEWGMTQIGGQESCVMSQAIYYFGENTRHSAIMHCSNHTAKFWVRRLVKANAILVAIETKPEECGVYSSLPNITPERVTTVKPCAYQARFRRRPSSCLMDNSTDYCNKSPHPTAASFGTVLSVLLVSKILGSI; encoded by the exons ATGTGGCAATATTTTGGAGCTCAAACTGGCTTTATGCGAGTTTATCCAGCTACAAC GTGGTATGTTCCTCCCAATTTGATAGACCTTTATGATGCACGTCTGCGACCTTGGTATGTTCAGGGCTCCGTTCCACCAAAGGATATGATTATTCTTATGgacag GAGTGGCAGTGTTCATGGACAGACATTTACAATCATGAAATGGGCTGTAAAAACTCTAATTGACACTCTAGGAGAAAATGACTTTGTAAATGTTGCTGCA TTCAATGACACAACTGAGTGGGTGAATAACTGTACATATTGCAAG GCAAATGGaacagaagaggagaatgaggactgTCATCAAAATTTAGTCCAAGCAAGCACAAGCAATAAGAAACTATTATTTAGGGCAATTGACGAGCTTGAAGATGGTGGCATAGCCAGCTACTCAAATGCATTAGAATTTGCACTCGAGGCCTTCAAGGAG TATTCACAAACCAAGGCAAGAGGAGAAGGGGCTCAGTGCCACCAAACAATCATGCTCTTCAGTGACGGAGGAACTGAATGGCCGGAAGAGATCTTTAAGAA ATACAAAGCAGATGAAGATACAAAGGATGTGCGGGTATTTACATATGCTGTGGGTCCTCATCCCATCCCAACAGCAGTGTTAAAACAGATGGCTTGCTCAACAGGAGGGCAGTACTCTGTTATTACTACAAGAAGTAGTGTCCGAACAAAAATACAA GACTATTTGCAAGTGCTAGCAAGACCTCAGGCCCTCCCTCTAGCAGAGTCAATGATAACATTCTACCAAGAGCGTGTG ACAGAGGAGTTGACTGTATCTCTTACACGGCCAGTTTACAACATGTCAGACTATACG AACACCTCAGATTTATTGGGAGTAGCAGGCATTGATGTTCCCATCCAGTCACTGAAGAATCTCTCACCATTTGAAGCTCTTGGACCAAATGGTTACACTTTCATCATTAACCATAATGGCTTTATTGTTATGCACCCGAGGCTAAGTCCACAACTCTCATATTTACTG GGACCCCCTCACATTGATCTGCTTGACGTTGAAGAGGAGACCAATGAGACAGTCTTCATCCGAAAGAGAATGGCCAACGCGACAGCAGGTTCTGAATCAGTTCTTGGGAAGATAAGAATTGATGATTCTCATTCTGTTGTCTACAGTACCATACAGTATACATGGACTCCAATAATTGATActacatatag CTTGGGCATTGTGAACCTCAGGCGGTCATACCACATGATTGTCCATAACCAAAGTGGCTATTCTGTTGCTGAGCAATTCAACACTACTGACACTGTGATAGCTCCCTGGCCCTATTGTAGAGGACGTCAAGCAAGTGACTCGGTGACGAGGGTAAAAGACTTTATAAAGGATATCAGTGAGCGAAGGGGAATGTGTAAAGAGCTGA GTAAGAATGATTTAGCACAAGGGTTGCTGTGGTCCCAGTCTTGGACGCAGGAGTTACTTAAGCAGTGGAAGAAGGATCGTTGGTCAAAAGAGGATCTGATTGGCAGAGTCATATTTACAAGATTCGGACTGACTAGGTTCTATCCTGAGAG TCAGAGGCCAGGAGCTCTCCATTGGCAGGACCCATGGTACAACCCAGCACTTCGTAGGGGAGAACTGTCAAGCAGAATTGCCATTATTCCCCATGCCCTTGGTGCCTTTTTATCAGCCCCAGTCAAAGTTGCTAAGAATTATGAAGTAATGGCTGGAG TTGTGGGTGTAAACCTGACAGCCAGTTACCTGCATAGCGAATTTAAGACTATGTTGATAAGGACTGAGTGGAACAAGGACTACCTCCTCCTATTGGTGGATGATGGAGGACTCATCGTTACTTCCAATGAAGAGGAG CTACATGGAGTAACCCTTCAAGGGATGTTCCTTGGAGATCTGAATATGCCATTAATGGAGCATTTGCACAATGCCAGCATTTATAACATGGAAAAACGAGTAAACACACAGGCTATCTGCAAAGAGTCGAAGACCAAGGGAACAAGTGCAGGTCCAAGGAGTTTCCTCATTCCAAATCCTCTGAAACTTCTTGCTGGTTTCCTGATTGAGATACTTTCTTGGGCTGATTATCTGAGATACATGATATTTAG CTGTGTTGTGGCATTCATGTCTCCAAGCGTTGAGGCATGGTCCGAGTGGGGCATGACGCAAATTGGGGGACAGGAATCATGTGTTATGTCCCAAGCCATCTATTATTTTGGTGAAAACACACGTCATTCTGCTATCATGCATTGCAGCAACCACACTGCAAAG TTTTGGGTTCGACGTCTAGTGAAGGCAAATGCAATTCTAGTTGCCATTGAAACAAAACCAGAAGAGTGTGGCGTATACTCCAGTCTTCCAAATATCACACCAGAAAGAGTTACTACAGTGAAACCTTGTGCATACCAAGCAAGGTTTAGAAGACGGCCATCGAGCTGCCTCATGGATAACTCAACA GATTATTGCAATAAATCACCACATCCGACGGCCGCTTCATTTGGAACTGTGCTAAGTGTTTTACTTGTTAGTAAAATCTTGGGAAGTATATAA
- the LOC125031040 gene encoding voltage-dependent calcium channel subunit alpha-2/delta-1-like isoform X1 yields MWQYFGAQTGFMRVYPATTWYVPPNLIDLYDARLRPWYVQGSVPPKDMIILMDRSGSVHGQTFTIMKWAVKTLIDTLGENDFVNVAAFNDTTEWVNNCTYCKANGTEEENEDCHQNLVQASTSNKKLLFRAIDELEDGGIASYSNALEFALEAFKEYSQTKARGEGAQCHQTIMLFSDGGTEWPEEIFKKYKADEDTKDVRVFTYAVGPHPIPTAVLKQMACSTGGQYSVITTRSSVRTKIQESYTSLLSPAHPLKGNLSDQYTTAYTSAVTEELTVSLTRPVYNMSDYTNTSDLLGVAGIDVPIQSLKNLSPFEALGPNGYTFIINHNGFIVMHPRLSPQLSYLLGPPHIDLLDVEEETNETVFIRKRMANATAGSESVLGKIRIDDSHSVVYSTIQYTWTPIIDTTYSLGIVNLRRSYHMIVHNQSGYSVAEQFNTTDTVIAPWPYCRGRQASDSVTRVKDFIKDISERRGMCKELSKNDLAQGLLWSQSWTQELLKQWKKDRWSKEDLIGRVIFTRFGLTRFYPESQRPGALHWQDPWYNPALRRGELSSRIAIIPHALGAFLSAPVKVAKNYEVMAGVVGVNLTASYLHSEFKTMLIRTEWNKDYLLLLVDDGGLIVTSNEEELHGVTLQGMFLGDLNMPLMEHLHNASIYNMEKRVNTQAICKESKTKGTSAGPRSFLIPNPLKLLAGFLIEILSWADYLRYMIFSCVVAFMSPSVEAWSEWGMTQIGGQESCVMSQAIYYFGENTRHSAIMHCSNHTAKFWVRRLVKANAILVAIETKPEECGVYSSLPNITPERVTTVKPCAYQARFRRRPSSCLMDNSTDYCNKSPHPTAASFGTVLSVLLVSKILGSI; encoded by the exons ATGTGGCAATATTTTGGAGCTCAAACTGGCTTTATGCGAGTTTATCCAGCTACAAC GTGGTATGTTCCTCCCAATTTGATAGACCTTTATGATGCACGTCTGCGACCTTGGTATGTTCAGGGCTCCGTTCCACCAAAGGATATGATTATTCTTATGgacag GAGTGGCAGTGTTCATGGACAGACATTTACAATCATGAAATGGGCTGTAAAAACTCTAATTGACACTCTAGGAGAAAATGACTTTGTAAATGTTGCTGCA TTCAATGACACAACTGAGTGGGTGAATAACTGTACATATTGCAAG GCAAATGGaacagaagaggagaatgaggactgTCATCAAAATTTAGTCCAAGCAAGCACAAGCAATAAGAAACTATTATTTAGGGCAATTGACGAGCTTGAAGATGGTGGCATAGCCAGCTACTCAAATGCATTAGAATTTGCACTCGAGGCCTTCAAGGAG TATTCACAAACCAAGGCAAGAGGAGAAGGGGCTCAGTGCCACCAAACAATCATGCTCTTCAGTGACGGAGGAACTGAATGGCCGGAAGAGATCTTTAAGAA ATACAAAGCAGATGAAGATACAAAGGATGTGCGGGTATTTACATATGCTGTGGGTCCTCATCCCATCCCAACAGCAGTGTTAAAACAGATGGCTTGCTCAACAGGAGGGCAGTACTCTGTTATTACTACAAGAAGTAGTGTCCGAACAAAAATACAA GAGTCGTATACAAGCTTACTCTCCCCTGCTCACCCCCTGAAAGGAAACCTTTCTGACCAATATACAACTGCGTACACAAGTGCTGTG ACAGAGGAGTTGACTGTATCTCTTACACGGCCAGTTTACAACATGTCAGACTATACG AACACCTCAGATTTATTGGGAGTAGCAGGCATTGATGTTCCCATCCAGTCACTGAAGAATCTCTCACCATTTGAAGCTCTTGGACCAAATGGTTACACTTTCATCATTAACCATAATGGCTTTATTGTTATGCACCCGAGGCTAAGTCCACAACTCTCATATTTACTG GGACCCCCTCACATTGATCTGCTTGACGTTGAAGAGGAGACCAATGAGACAGTCTTCATCCGAAAGAGAATGGCCAACGCGACAGCAGGTTCTGAATCAGTTCTTGGGAAGATAAGAATTGATGATTCTCATTCTGTTGTCTACAGTACCATACAGTATACATGGACTCCAATAATTGATActacatatag CTTGGGCATTGTGAACCTCAGGCGGTCATACCACATGATTGTCCATAACCAAAGTGGCTATTCTGTTGCTGAGCAATTCAACACTACTGACACTGTGATAGCTCCCTGGCCCTATTGTAGAGGACGTCAAGCAAGTGACTCGGTGACGAGGGTAAAAGACTTTATAAAGGATATCAGTGAGCGAAGGGGAATGTGTAAAGAGCTGA GTAAGAATGATTTAGCACAAGGGTTGCTGTGGTCCCAGTCTTGGACGCAGGAGTTACTTAAGCAGTGGAAGAAGGATCGTTGGTCAAAAGAGGATCTGATTGGCAGAGTCATATTTACAAGATTCGGACTGACTAGGTTCTATCCTGAGAG TCAGAGGCCAGGAGCTCTCCATTGGCAGGACCCATGGTACAACCCAGCACTTCGTAGGGGAGAACTGTCAAGCAGAATTGCCATTATTCCCCATGCCCTTGGTGCCTTTTTATCAGCCCCAGTCAAAGTTGCTAAGAATTATGAAGTAATGGCTGGAG TTGTGGGTGTAAACCTGACAGCCAGTTACCTGCATAGCGAATTTAAGACTATGTTGATAAGGACTGAGTGGAACAAGGACTACCTCCTCCTATTGGTGGATGATGGAGGACTCATCGTTACTTCCAATGAAGAGGAG CTACATGGAGTAACCCTTCAAGGGATGTTCCTTGGAGATCTGAATATGCCATTAATGGAGCATTTGCACAATGCCAGCATTTATAACATGGAAAAACGAGTAAACACACAGGCTATCTGCAAAGAGTCGAAGACCAAGGGAACAAGTGCAGGTCCAAGGAGTTTCCTCATTCCAAATCCTCTGAAACTTCTTGCTGGTTTCCTGATTGAGATACTTTCTTGGGCTGATTATCTGAGATACATGATATTTAG CTGTGTTGTGGCATTCATGTCTCCAAGCGTTGAGGCATGGTCCGAGTGGGGCATGACGCAAATTGGGGGACAGGAATCATGTGTTATGTCCCAAGCCATCTATTATTTTGGTGAAAACACACGTCATTCTGCTATCATGCATTGCAGCAACCACACTGCAAAG TTTTGGGTTCGACGTCTAGTGAAGGCAAATGCAATTCTAGTTGCCATTGAAACAAAACCAGAAGAGTGTGGCGTATACTCCAGTCTTCCAAATATCACACCAGAAAGAGTTACTACAGTGAAACCTTGTGCATACCAAGCAAGGTTTAGAAGACGGCCATCGAGCTGCCTCATGGATAACTCAACA GATTATTGCAATAAATCACCACATCCGACGGCCGCTTCATTTGGAACTGTGCTAAGTGTTTTACTTGTTAGTAAAATCTTGGGAAGTATATAA